One Spinacia oleracea cultivar Varoflay chromosome 4, BTI_SOV_V1, whole genome shotgun sequence DNA segment encodes these proteins:
- the LOC130472135 gene encoding uncharacterized protein yields the protein MEERIGVGGAEMQRRCRNFAHWIESSGFIDLMYSGPKHTWARGETEATYMAARLDRFICNEEWRLRFEEGAVCHLPKNMSDHCPIIVSSGGFAPIPTSLRPFRFQAAWLNHDKFDNFVSSNWNRTEPIVPLQKEFASRLVKWNREVFHNIFRKKAELWARIGGVQRELSNGWNRKWVKL from the coding sequence ATGGAGGAGAGAATAGGGGTGGGAGGAGCAGAAATGCAAAGAAGATGTCGAAACTTTGCCCACTGGATCGAATCAAGTGGGTTCATAGACCTTATGTATTCTGGACCGAAACACACTTGGGCCCGAGGAGAAACGGAAGCTACCTACATGGCAGCAAGACTAGACCGTTTCATTTGCAATGAGGAGTGGAGATTAAGATTTGAGGAGGGAGCAGTATGTCACTTACCTAAGAACATGTCCGATCACTGCCCAATTATAGTGAGCTCAGGTGGTTTCGCGCCTATCCCAACCtctctaaggccctttagattCCAGGCAGCATGGCTAAACCACGACAAATTTGACAACTTTGTGTCTAGCAATTGGAATAGAACCGAACCTATTGTTCCACTACAGAAAGAGTTTGCCTCGAGACTAGTCAAATGGAACCGAGAAGtatttcataatatttttagAAAGAAAGCGGAGTTGTGGGCAAGAATTGGTGGAGTACAAAGGGAGCTCTCGAATGGATGGAACAGGAAATGGGTGAAGCTGTAA